A single genomic interval of Candidatus Methylomirabilota bacterium harbors:
- a CDS encoding phosphoglycerate mutase produces the protein MKDKKPAPSTLVLLVRHGLTPTTGVKLPGRARGLHLSDEGRRQA, from the coding sequence GAAGCCTGCGCCGTCGACCCTGGTGCTGCTGGTGCGTCACGGCCTCACGCCGACGACGGGCGTGAAGCTGCCCGGCCGCGCGCGCGGCCTGCACCTCTCCGACGAGGGCCGCCGCCAGGCCG